Part of the Acidobacteriota bacterium genome, GCCAGTCGACGGCTTCGACCAGGTCGATAAGTTCCTGCTCGCCGAAGTTTCTGTACACCGGCCAGGTCGACTCGACACCCTTGCCCGAGGCGATCCGGTTGTCGACGACGAGGACGACGATCCCCTGCTGGGCCAGGTACTGGAACCACATCCCGCGCGATCCCTGCCAGCCGTCGCGGACCTGCTGGGCGTGGGGGCCGCCGTAGACGTGCACCCAGGCCGGGTAGACGCGGTCGGGATCGAAGCCGTGCGGCCGGATCAACATCGCCGCCAGGTCGACGCCGTCGCCGGTCTCGATGGTCAGGAGTTCCGGCTGCGAGATGTCAAACCGTTCGATATCCGGCACCTCGCCGCCGCCGAGTTCTCGGACCGTCTCGCCGTCGGCCGCGCGCTTCAGGGTCATCGTCGTCGGCGCGTGGAGGTCGCTCGAGGTGGCGATCCAGTGGTCGATCGGCCCGTCCTCCGGGAAGCTCGCGCGATGGCTGCCGGGGGCGCTGGTCAGGAGCGTCGTGCCGGAACCGTCAAGAGCGACCCGGAGCACGTCGGCACCGATCACCGTGCGGTAGGTCCCCGAGACGTAGGCGGCTCCAGCCTCTTCGTCCACCGCGTTCAGGGAACGCACTTCCCAGCGTCCTTCGGTGAGCGGCTTGACCAGCTTGCCTTCCTGGTCGTAGCGGTAGAGGTGCTGGAAACCGGTCCGTTCGCTGAGCCAGAGGAAGCCGCCATCCTCGAGGAAACGTGGCGGACCGAGCACGTTGACCCAGGCGTGGGACTCCTCCCGCAGCACCCGTTCCGACTTGCCGGTGTCGGGGTTGGCCCGGTGCAGATCGAGGAAAGTCTGCCGCCGATCCTGGACCTGATACCAGACGTGGCCTTCGGGCGAGAACGCGACATTGACGATCAGGATCTCGTCATGCCCGTAGAGCCCTGGATCGATCCAGGTGATGTCCCCGCCGCTGGCCTTCGCGACGCCCAGTCGGACGCGCGGGTTCGGATCGCCGGCCTTGGGATAGGGGTAGACCTCGAGCGGCGGCCTGAAGGGGACGTGGTCGACCACGGTGAAGCGGGGCACGTCCCGTTCGTCGCTCTGCAGGAAAGCGATATGACGGCTGTCGCGACTCCACCAGTGGGCCTGGTAGTTGCCGCGGCCGTAGATCTCCTCCTGGTAGACCCAGTCGAGCTTGCCGTTCAGGGTGTTCTCGCCGCCGCCGGTGGTCAGGCGAACCTCGTTGCCTCCGAGATCCACGACGTGCAGGTCCGCGTCGCGCACAAAGGCGACGCTGCGGCCGTCGGGCGAGAAGCGAGCCAGTTCCTCATCCTCCGGACCGTGAGTGAGGCGCGTCAGCGTCTCGGCGGAGAAGTCCCAGACGAACAGGTCCGAGGCGAGTTGGAGCAGGAGCCGGTCGGTGTCCGGCGCAAGGCGCAGGGACCCGGGCCGCGCCCTGGCGGCAGCGTCCTCACCGTCCAGTCGAAGTTGTCCTTCCAGGGCCTCAGCGAGAGGCCGCGGATCGTAGAACGGCTCCGCGTCTCCGGTCGCCGCGTCGACGAACATCCAGCTCGTGCCGTCGGCGTCCTCGTCGTCCTTTGCCTGCAGATAGTCCTGGCCGCCGGGCAACCAGCGGATTCGCGGCAGGTCGGGCGAGAAGTCGAGCGCGTCCGGCCCGTAGATGTGGTGAAGCTCCAGGGGCTCCTTCTGCGCCGTTGCCGGCTGGAGGGCAGTAGCGGCCAGGATGGCCGCAGGAAGACAGGCGCGTGTGAGTCGTCGGCTGATCGTCTGCATGGCCGAACAGTAGCGGAGGATTGCCGGTTGGTGACCGGACCGTTCCGCTGGTGCCGGCTCTATGCGAACGCGATCCTGAGTAGTGCGAGCATGATCGGAATTGTCGCCGCCAGGAGCAGACCCAGGAACC contains:
- a CDS encoding DPP IV N-terminal domain-containing protein — translated: MQTISRRLTRACLPAAILAATALQPATAQKEPLELHHIYGPDALDFSPDLPRIRWLPGGQDYLQAKDDEDADGTSWMFVDAATGDAEPFYDPRPLAEALEGQLRLDGEDAAARARPGSLRLAPDTDRLLLQLASDLFVWDFSAETLTRLTHGPEDEELARFSPDGRSVAFVRDADLHVVDLGGNEVRLTTGGGENTLNGKLDWVYQEEIYGRGNYQAHWWSRDSRHIAFLQSDERDVPRFTVVDHVPFRPPLEVYPYPKAGDPNPRVRLGVAKASGGDITWIDPGLYGHDEILIVNVAFSPEGHVWYQVQDRRQTFLDLHRANPDTGKSERVLREESHAWVNVLGPPRFLEDGGFLWLSERTGFQHLYRYDQEGKLVKPLTEGRWEVRSLNAVDEEAGAAYVSGTYRTVIGADVLRVALDGSGTTLLTSAPGSHRASFPEDGPIDHWIATSSDLHAPTTMTLKRAADGETVRELGGGEVPDIERFDISQPELLTIETGDGVDLAAMLIRPHGFDPDRVYPAWVHVYGGPHAQQVRDGWQGSRGMWFQYLAQQGIVVLVVDNRIASGKGVESTWPVYRNFGEQELIDLVEAVDWLGAKPWVDAERIGLDGWSFGGYMTLFALTRSDRFRAGIAGGSVVDWRAYDSIYTERYMSTPDDNPDGYDRTSVLETAGDLHGDLLIIHGTMDDNVHMQNTLQMAWKLQKAGKPFEMMLYPKSRHGVTDPDLSLHLRETMARFILRTIEP